One Zymoseptoria tritici IPO323 chromosome 3, whole genome shotgun sequence genomic region harbors:
- the GPCR gene encoding G-protein coupled receptorG-protein-coupled receptor (G-protein coupled receptor activity) translates to MSCPVPFLSAADFPPTGGYLPGRLCSAVTSTLTCCLPCNKQKWTYTNEFNRNLDVAFWLNVPSLIALVLLLITFAALPAKQSHRHYLNIGLCVGLSLLCIAFVIPLASRPDFCYNEITPRDMHSSTQCGFSGGFFIAGTLTATTWVLARSLWIHLRLCWNFKDERILMWPMCFVGWVLPSIFFIVSMIVTEVAFRLGDTCLPGQKYPFLTYLGWLMAFGILALIFQLATTFYCLWIYLREVIGGPAPGTTRSGTHGRFGPAVSNTPTARKATWRRTKVVLKTQWRSILLSFIVSADTVLYGSIFAAQDAKTARIMAGTEDSRLVEWATCLILNDLDPNKCRGIPNLLNEKAFISNFILAAINGMLIFLAMYRTSMATGWWYII, encoded by the exons ATGTCGTGTCCAGTACCATTTCTATCAGCGGCAGACTTTCCGCCAACAGGAGGAT ATCTACCGGGGCGACTTTGCAGTGCCGTCACCTCGACCCTGACCTGTTGCCTGCCATGTAATAAACAAAAGTGGACATACACGAATG AGTTCAACCGCAACCTCGACGTCGCCTTTTGGCTGAATGTCCCGAGCTTGATTGCTCTCGTGCTGCTACTCATCACTTTTGCCGCTTTGCCGGCCAAGCAAAGTCACAGGCATTACCTCAATATTGGGCTGTGTGTCGGGCTAAGTCTTCTTTGC ATTGCGTTCGTGATACCATTGGCCTCGAGACCGGATTTTTGCTACAATGAGATTACACCGAGGGACATGCACTCAAGCACGCAGTGCGGATTCAGCGGCGGCTTCTTCATTGCGGGGACTCTCACTGCGACCACTTGGG TCCTCGCAAGGTCGCTCTGGATCCATCTCCGCCTCTGCTGGAACTTCAAGGACGAGCGCATCCTCATGTGGCCCATGTGCTTCGTCGGCTGGGTACTCCCTAGCATTTTCTTCATCGTTTCCATGATCGTAACTGAAGTCGCCTTCCGACTCGGCGACACCTGCCTTCCCGGCCAGAAGTACCCATTCCTCACCTATCTCGGCTGGCTCATGGCCTTCGGCATCCTGGCTCTAATCTTCCAGCTCGCCACGACATTCTACTGTCTCTGGATCTACCTACGCGAGGTGATCGGCGGACCGGCACCAGGCACCACTCGCAGCGGCACACATGGCCGATTTGGTCCGGCCGTGAGCA ACACTCCCACCGCCCGCAAGGCGACATGGAGGAGGACCAAGGTGGTGCTGAAGACCCAATGGCGCAGCATTCTGCTCTCTTTCATTGTCTCTGCCGATACAGTGCTTTACGGATCCATCTTCGCAGCGCAAGATGCTAAGACGGCGCGCATCATGGCTGGAACCGAGGACAGCCGGCTTGTGGAGTGGGCGACTTGCCTGATCCTGAATGATCTGGATCCGAACAAGTGCAGAGGCATCCCGAATCTTCTCAACGAGAAGGCTTTCATCTCGAACTTCATCCTGGCAGCAATCAATGGAATGCTGATCTTCTTGGCGATGTATCGCACCTCCATGGCCACAGGCTGGTGGTACATCATC